From Pseudomonas poae, the proteins below share one genomic window:
- a CDS encoding bifunctional 3-(3-hydroxy-phenyl)propionate/3-hydroxycinnamic acid hydroxylase: MTTLNSINTRVLIVGAGPTGLTLANLLGQAGVDAWVIDSKPGTVTEPRAVSIDDESLRTMQALGLSQEVLADVVAGYGVHYFTRPGGRCFGKVEPSGKLYGFPKRNAFRQPLFESTLRAGLERFTCLTARFNHELLEFTQDEFGVRALIVDGNKQLLEVQADYLIACDGGRSPVRKQLGINMVGSSFASRWLVVDTDQDDDAFWQTRVYCDARRPIVEVPGPHRTRRFEFMLKNDESDAQMLSPERLQTLLRPFKGDAAVSIVRKTVYTFHARIAERWQVNRVLLAGDAAHLTPPYAGQGMNSGVRDAHNLAWKLIGVVSGKMAPAILQTYESERRDHAWALIKLALNLGVVMAPASVLRARLISGAFALIGLVPPLRDYFLQMRFKPKPRLRQGLVLSEGALGNLSSGQMFPQPSLTDSHGVERLLDDYIGAGFALIQYGDPREQRVDKLQHPLWAHLEARRILILPGSGTEAPTLPGCTVLQDRQGVLKDLLGTRGGFFLLRPDRYVAAIFQGATETASAEALQSLFGAVPTGEPVAQPSFPTSVTLTRCV; the protein is encoded by the coding sequence ATGACAACCCTGAACAGTATCAACACGCGTGTCCTGATCGTCGGCGCCGGCCCCACCGGGCTGACCCTGGCTAACCTGCTTGGACAGGCGGGCGTGGACGCCTGGGTGATCGACAGCAAACCCGGCACTGTCACCGAACCCCGAGCAGTTTCGATTGATGATGAATCGTTGCGCACCATGCAAGCGCTGGGCTTGAGCCAGGAGGTACTGGCGGACGTGGTGGCGGGCTATGGCGTGCATTACTTCACGCGCCCTGGCGGCCGTTGCTTCGGCAAAGTCGAACCCAGCGGCAAGCTGTATGGTTTTCCAAAGCGCAACGCGTTCCGCCAGCCGTTGTTCGAAAGCACCTTGAGGGCCGGCCTGGAGCGTTTTACTTGCCTGACCGCACGCTTCAACCACGAACTGCTGGAGTTCACCCAAGACGAGTTCGGTGTGCGTGCGCTGATCGTGGACGGCAACAAACAACTGCTCGAGGTGCAAGCCGACTACCTGATCGCCTGTGATGGTGGGCGCAGCCCGGTACGCAAACAGCTGGGGATCAATATGGTCGGCTCCAGTTTCGCCTCCCGCTGGCTGGTGGTGGATACCGATCAGGACGATGACGCGTTCTGGCAAACCCGCGTGTACTGCGATGCGCGCCGTCCCATCGTCGAGGTCCCCGGCCCGCACCGCACGCGGCGCTTCGAGTTCATGCTGAAGAACGACGAAAGCGACGCACAGATGCTCAGCCCCGAGCGCTTGCAGACCCTGCTGCGCCCGTTCAAAGGCGATGCAGCGGTCTCTATCGTGCGTAAAACCGTGTACACCTTTCACGCGCGCATTGCCGAACGCTGGCAAGTCAACCGCGTGTTGCTCGCCGGCGATGCAGCCCACCTCACCCCACCCTACGCTGGCCAAGGCATGAACAGCGGCGTGCGCGATGCGCATAACCTGGCCTGGAAGCTGATCGGCGTGGTAAGCGGGAAAATGGCCCCGGCGATTTTGCAAACCTATGAAAGCGAACGGCGCGATCACGCCTGGGCATTGATCAAGCTCGCGCTGAACCTGGGGGTGGTGATGGCGCCCGCCAGCGTGCTGAGGGCGCGCTTGATCAGTGGCGCCTTCGCACTGATTGGGCTGGTACCGCCGCTGCGCGACTACTTCTTACAAATGCGTTTCAAACCAAAACCGCGCCTGCGCCAAGGGCTGGTACTCAGTGAAGGTGCGCTGGGCAACTTGTCCAGTGGGCAGATGTTCCCTCAGCCAAGCCTCACCGACAGCCATGGCGTTGAACGCCTGCTCGACGATTACATCGGTGCGGGTTTCGCCCTGATTCAATATGGCGACCCTCGCGAGCAACGCGTAGATAAACTGCAGCACCCCTTGTGGGCGCACTTGGAGGCTCGGCGGATTCTGATCCTGCCGGGTTCCGGCACTGAAGCGCCAACCCTGCCCGGCTGCACGGTATTGCAGGACCGCCAGGGCGTGCTGAAGGATTTGCTGGGTACGCGGGGCGGCTTTTTCCTGTTGCGGCCTGATCGCTATGTGGCCGCGATTTTCCAAGGTGCAACCGAGACCGCCAGTGCCGAGGCTTTGCAATCACTGTTCGGTGCCGTGCCAACCGGTGAGCCGGTAGCACAACCGTCGTTTCCAACATCCGTCACGCTCACGAGGTGCGTATGA
- a CDS encoding MFS transporter translates to MNALAGIDSKKSLAAICLMMVTSLGTLQIQPILGGAFIDQLGIPLNAIGSIFAGELIAMAITCGAFALLMTHVNRRQVAQVALLILVCANLTSTRFHSETSLLLCRVVCGASGGAVMAVVYASAALRRSKDATFAVINIGNLFWGMLLVTSMPMVLMAFGVNGGFYLLALASALALLGCGRVPEHYATAVGAPTRLTQPFGLTAILLIVLFALLFFGHSALWVYQERIGKSIGLAPQQIGAILGGSILAGALGAALAGLIGRRLGLLFPQLLGFGTALMATLIMVYGDSPVAFAATACLIHMVWFFSLPYLLSMAAELDISGRLAGLGNAAIFVGQGLGPFGAALVVGDGHFRAVGWLAASAYIVALVISCWVVARFRHAAGPSTLETPALPAGLLEK, encoded by the coding sequence ATGAATGCGCTCGCTGGCATCGACAGTAAAAAATCACTCGCGGCTATTTGCCTGATGATGGTCACGTCCCTTGGAACCTTGCAGATCCAACCGATTCTGGGCGGCGCCTTTATCGATCAACTGGGCATCCCACTTAACGCAATCGGCAGCATTTTCGCGGGCGAGCTGATTGCCATGGCCATCACCTGTGGCGCATTTGCGCTGCTGATGACGCACGTCAATCGCCGGCAAGTGGCACAGGTCGCGCTGCTGATCCTGGTGTGCGCCAATTTAACCAGTACGCGCTTCCACAGCGAGACATCACTGCTGCTGTGCCGGGTTGTGTGTGGTGCCAGCGGCGGCGCGGTGATGGCCGTGGTGTATGCCTCGGCGGCACTGCGCAGGTCCAAGGACGCGACGTTTGCGGTGATTAATATCGGCAATCTGTTCTGGGGCATGTTGCTGGTGACCTCAATGCCGATGGTGCTCATGGCCTTTGGCGTCAACGGCGGGTTTTATCTGCTGGCGCTTGCCAGTGCCTTAGCGCTGCTCGGCTGCGGGCGCGTGCCTGAACACTATGCAACTGCCGTGGGTGCCCCGACGCGCCTGACCCAACCGTTCGGCCTGACCGCAATCTTGTTGATCGTGCTGTTTGCGCTGTTGTTTTTTGGCCATTCGGCGCTGTGGGTGTATCAGGAACGCATCGGTAAAAGTATCGGCCTGGCGCCACAGCAAATCGGCGCAATCCTCGGTGGCAGCATTCTGGCCGGTGCACTTGGCGCCGCGCTGGCCGGGCTTATCGGACGGCGCCTGGGGCTGCTGTTTCCGCAGTTGCTGGGGTTCGGTACCGCGTTGATGGCGACGCTGATCATGGTCTACGGCGACAGCCCGGTGGCGTTTGCCGCGACGGCGTGCCTGATCCATATGGTGTGGTTTTTCAGCCTTCCGTACCTGTTGTCGATGGCCGCCGAGCTGGACATCAGCGGCCGACTCGCCGGCCTCGGCAATGCCGCGATCTTTGTTGGCCAGGGCCTCGGCCCGTTTGGCGCAGCGCTGGTCGTCGGTGACGGGCACTTCCGTGCGGTCGGCTGGCTGGCAGCCTCGGCGTATATCGTCGCGTTGGTCATCTCCTGCTGGGTGGTCGCACGCTTTCGTCACGCGGCCGGCCCTTCAACACTTGAAACGCCGGCCCTACCCGCCGGCCTGCTCGAAAAATAA
- a CDS encoding aldehyde dehydrogenase family protein — MTAQRPTPYAISGDQFIDGIWRTGRSSAKLNDRNPFNGETLLEMPLASVADLDAAYAAAHRAQTPWATLHPTARGAQLEKLAQVIQQRSEEMIDWLIRESGSTRIKATMEWQFTLNLVRECIGLPMQVEGRILSSYKPGEQSFVFREPLGVIGVISPWNFPLYLSMRSVVPALALGNTVVLKPASDTAVTGGLLIAHLFEEAGFPEGTLNVVVGAGAEIGDAFVGHPVPSLISFTGSTDVGRNVGRIATGGQHIKRVALELGGNAPLVVLDDADIEIAAHAAVVGRFLHQGQICMSVNRVIVDRARYADFTALVVERVRKLKTGDPDHPDTVIGPVINRSQLEGLLRKIDAADSAGLKRLHGGSPSGLVLPPHVYGEVPFDHELAHDETFGPLLPLLIAENEAHALTLANASEYGLSSAVFSKDMARALNFSRGIVAGMTHINDITVDDQPNAPFGGEKNSGLGRFNGHYALDEFTRAHWVTWQPGSHNYPF; from the coding sequence ATGACTGCCCAACGTCCAACCCCTTACGCCATCAGCGGCGACCAGTTCATCGACGGCATTTGGCGTACCGGCCGCTCCTCGGCCAAGCTGAATGATCGCAACCCCTTTAACGGCGAAACCTTGCTGGAGATGCCGTTGGCCAGCGTCGCCGACCTTGACGCGGCCTACGCAGCGGCACACCGTGCGCAGACGCCGTGGGCGACATTGCACCCGACCGCACGCGGTGCGCAATTGGAAAAACTCGCTCAGGTGATCCAACAGCGCAGCGAGGAAATGATTGACTGGCTGATTCGCGAATCCGGCAGTACCCGTATCAAGGCAACCATGGAATGGCAATTCACCCTGAATCTGGTGCGTGAGTGCATCGGGCTGCCCATGCAGGTGGAGGGGCGTATCCTGAGCAGTTACAAGCCCGGCGAACAGAGCTTCGTGTTTCGCGAGCCGCTGGGTGTGATCGGGGTTATCAGCCCCTGGAATTTTCCGCTCTACCTGAGCATGCGTTCGGTGGTTCCGGCGCTGGCGCTGGGTAATACAGTGGTGCTCAAACCCGCCAGCGACACGGCCGTGACCGGAGGCTTGCTGATTGCGCACCTGTTCGAAGAGGCCGGTTTTCCCGAGGGCACGCTGAATGTGGTGGTCGGCGCCGGTGCGGAAATTGGCGACGCGTTTGTCGGGCACCCGGTGCCCAGCCTGATTTCATTTACCGGATCTACCGATGTGGGGCGCAATGTCGGGCGTATTGCCACCGGCGGCCAGCACATCAAGCGCGTGGCTCTGGAGCTTGGCGGCAACGCGCCGCTGGTGGTGCTGGACGATGCGGATATCGAGATTGCCGCGCACGCTGCGGTGGTTGGACGCTTCCTGCACCAGGGCCAGATTTGCATGAGTGTGAACCGGGTGATTGTCGACCGCGCGCGCTATGCAGACTTCACGGCATTGGTGGTGGAACGCGTGCGCAAGCTGAAAACCGGTGATCCGGACCACCCTGATACGGTGATTGGCCCAGTCATCAACCGCAGCCAGCTGGAGGGTTTACTGCGCAAGATCGACGCCGCCGACAGTGCGGGCCTGAAACGACTCCACGGCGGCTCGCCATCCGGGCTGGTGCTGCCGCCCCACGTGTATGGGGAAGTGCCCTTTGACCACGAACTGGCGCACGATGAGACTTTCGGCCCCTTGCTGCCGTTGTTGATCGCCGAGAACGAAGCGCATGCGCTGACCTTGGCCAACGCCAGCGAATATGGGCTGTCCAGCGCCGTATTCAGCAAAGATATGGCGCGCGCGCTGAATTTTTCACGTGGCATTGTGGCGGGGATGACGCACATTAACGACATCACCGTAGATGACCAACCCAACGCCCCGTTCGGGGGTGAAAAGAACTCGGGCCTGGGACGTTTCAACGGTCACTATGCCCTGGATGAGTTTACCCGTGCGCACTGGGTGACCTGGCAACCTGGGAGCCACAACTACCCGTTCTAG
- a CDS encoding transporter — MSPLKYMPACLVLSFASSVVTAADGPPAPSVTEPSGINLGGTSFYDGFAGPPGLSHLTYLKFSTASSIRTNSGKENSAFDNPKINVVTLINQLSYYSPDTIGGGAHLGWSLLVPVVSLDATFGSNGPALQDNATGLGDVTVGPQIQFDPIVDAHGRPVFVQRVAFDTILPTGKYDKHKDLNPGSNFYSLNPYWAATWMPAPRWEVSWRLHYLYNFKNRDPASSSQDSFEGKPVSDSRAGQSAWANFTASYEVIPNVSVGINGYYFRQITDDQINGDRLSDSREKVLGIGPGMFWKISEGQGFWLNTYKETGVENRSKQDYAVQVRYAHSF, encoded by the coding sequence ATGAGCCCACTCAAATACATGCCAGCGTGCCTGGTGCTCAGCTTCGCATCCTCAGTTGTGACCGCAGCCGATGGGCCGCCAGCACCCTCGGTGACCGAACCCAGTGGCATCAACCTCGGCGGCACCAGCTTCTACGATGGTTTTGCCGGGCCTCCAGGCTTGTCCCATCTGACTTACTTGAAGTTCAGTACCGCCAGCAGCATCCGCACCAATAGCGGCAAGGAAAACAGCGCGTTCGACAACCCAAAAATCAACGTCGTGACGTTGATCAACCAGCTCAGCTATTACTCGCCCGACACCATTGGCGGGGGCGCGCATCTGGGATGGAGCCTGCTGGTACCGGTGGTGTCACTGGATGCCACCTTTGGCAGCAACGGACCGGCGCTGCAAGACAACGCCACCGGGCTGGGCGACGTCACCGTCGGGCCTCAGATTCAATTCGACCCCATCGTCGATGCCCACGGACGTCCGGTATTTGTGCAACGGGTGGCGTTTGACACGATCCTGCCCACCGGTAAATACGACAAACACAAAGACCTCAACCCCGGCTCGAACTTCTACTCCCTGAACCCCTACTGGGCCGCAACCTGGATGCCAGCACCGCGTTGGGAGGTGAGTTGGCGCCTGCATTACCTCTACAACTTCAAGAACCGCGACCCTGCCAGCAGCTCGCAGGATTCCTTCGAAGGTAAACCGGTGAGCGATAGCCGCGCCGGGCAGTCGGCCTGGGCCAACTTCACGGCATCCTACGAAGTCATCCCCAACGTGTCGGTGGGGATCAACGGCTATTACTTCCGGCAGATCACCGACGACCAGATCAACGGTGACCGGTTAAGCGACTCGCGGGAAAAAGTACTGGGCATAGGCCCCGGCATGTTCTGGAAAATCAGCGAAGGTCAGGGCTTCTGGCTCAACACCTACAAAGAAACGGGCGTGGAAAATCGCTCGAAACAGGACTATGCGGTGCAAGTGCGTTACGCCCACAGCTTCTGA
- a CDS encoding helix-turn-helix domain-containing protein — protein sequence MTLIDQSPQPPECDADTKGSSLERMLRVLDIFTEAQPIWAVEDMVSALGFTRSTAYRYVRELAEANLLFQVEAGRYALGARIITWDRQLRLSDPLVRAAQLLETSLPQWCSEQVWLICRLFKNQVVCVHQCGELASTVSYSRGSPRPLFMGATSKAILAHMNARQHSQLFLEHPDEVRASNLGPTWEDFRRSLQRLRRQGYVASAGEVDPGVYGLAAPIFDGDGKVLGSLSCVRPAVERQKALEQQQGEQMVALAHTLSRHMLALTHSANPSAKPLD from the coding sequence ATGACCTTGATTGATCAATCACCGCAACCGCCCGAGTGCGATGCCGACACCAAGGGTTCCAGCCTCGAGCGCATGCTGCGCGTGCTGGACATCTTCACCGAGGCGCAGCCGATCTGGGCCGTCGAAGACATGGTCAGTGCGCTCGGGTTTACCCGTTCCACCGCCTACCGCTACGTACGCGAGCTGGCCGAGGCGAACCTGTTGTTCCAGGTCGAAGCCGGGCGCTATGCGCTGGGCGCGCGGATCATCACCTGGGACCGTCAACTGAGGCTCAGCGACCCGTTGGTCCGCGCCGCGCAGTTACTGGAAACCAGCTTGCCGCAGTGGTGCAGCGAGCAGGTCTGGCTGATCTGCCGGCTGTTCAAGAACCAAGTGGTGTGTGTGCACCAGTGTGGTGAATTAGCCAGCACCGTCAGTTATTCCCGGGGTTCACCGCGACCGTTGTTTATGGGCGCGACCTCCAAAGCGATTCTGGCCCACATGAACGCACGCCAGCACAGCCAGCTGTTTCTGGAACACCCGGACGAAGTACGCGCCAGCAACCTGGGGCCGACCTGGGAAGACTTTCGCCGTTCGCTGCAGCGCTTGCGGCGCCAGGGTTATGTGGCCAGCGCAGGCGAAGTCGACCCCGGCGTATACGGCCTCGCGGCGCCGATATTCGACGGCGACGGCAAGGTGCTCGGCAGCCTTAGCTGTGTGCGCCCCGCCGTCGAGCGACAGAAGGCGCTGGAGCAACAACAGGGTGAACAGATGGTCGCGCTGGCGCACACGCTTTCGCGGCACATGCTCGCGCTGACCCACAGCGCCAACCCATCTGCCAAGCCATTGGACTGA
- a CDS encoding fumarylacetoacetate hydrolase family protein, producing MKLASFTVEGRDTYGIVEGDQVVDLQSLKPTLGADLKQALAVGQLQSLSDSQVANLPRFALADVTLLPVIPNPGKVLCIGINYATHVRETGRDMPVFPMIFTRFADSQTAHLQPIVRPKVSHKLDFEGELAIVIGKTARHIRKADALEYVAGYACYNDGSVRDWQKHTIQFVPGKNFPNTGGFGPWLVTRDEISDPQNLELTTRLNGEVMQHTATSDMIFNVGALIEYCSTFTELAPGDVIVSGTTGGVGAFREPPVWMQPGDVVEVEISQIGTLRNTIVDER from the coding sequence ATGAAACTTGCAAGCTTCACTGTTGAAGGCCGTGATACCTACGGCATCGTCGAAGGCGACCAGGTGGTCGATCTGCAATCGCTGAAACCGACCCTCGGTGCAGACCTCAAACAAGCACTCGCCGTAGGGCAACTGCAATCATTGAGCGACAGCCAGGTGGCAAACCTGCCGCGCTTTGCATTGGCCGACGTAACTCTGCTGCCGGTGATTCCAAACCCAGGCAAGGTGCTGTGCATCGGCATCAACTACGCGACCCACGTGCGCGAAACCGGGCGTGACATGCCTGTGTTTCCAATGATCTTCACGCGATTCGCCGACAGCCAGACCGCCCACCTGCAACCCATCGTGCGGCCAAAGGTTTCGCACAAGCTGGATTTCGAGGGCGAACTCGCCATCGTTATCGGCAAAACCGCGCGCCACATCCGCAAAGCCGATGCCCTTGAATATGTTGCCGGCTACGCCTGTTACAACGATGGCAGCGTGCGCGATTGGCAAAAGCACACGATTCAATTTGTACCCGGCAAAAACTTCCCGAACACCGGCGGCTTTGGCCCGTGGCTGGTCACCCGTGACGAAATCAGCGACCCGCAAAACCTTGAACTGACCACCCGGCTTAACGGCGAGGTGATGCAACACACCGCCACCAGCGACATGATCTTCAACGTCGGCGCACTGATCGAGTACTGCTCCACCTTCACCGAACTGGCCCCCGGAGACGTGATTGTCAGCGGCACCACCGGCGGGGTCGGTGCATTCCGCGAGCCGCCGGTGTGGATGCAGCCAGGGGATGTAGTGGAAGTCGAAATATCGCAAATAGGCACCCTGCGAAACACCATCGTCGACGAGCGATAA
- a CDS encoding carotenoid oxygenase family protein translates to MNNRFPPTAEFSGPLYSPSRIEADVLDLEVEGNLPDSIRGVFYQVAPDPQYPPMLGSDMFFNGDGMVSGFYFANGKVSLRRRYVQTDRLIAQRREGRSLNGVYRNVYTNDPLAAKNNTTANTAVIPHNGVLLALKEDALPWALDPMTLETLGEWDFAGQIKSATFTAHPKIDPGTGNLLAFSYEAKGDGTPDMAYFELSPDGKLLKEIWFQAPYAAMVHDFAVTEHYVVFPLIPLTVDVERMKNGGQHFQWQPDLPQLFAVLPRQGDAQAIRWFKGPKDSFQGHTLNAFDRHGKVYVDMPVTGGNVFYFFPQADGFVPAPEDLPSNLMRWTFDLNDARDDVTPQPLTDYMCEFPRCDQRYLGRPYEHGFMLAFDPTLPYNPENGPMPFQFFNQLAHLNLKDGSTDAWYPGDNGCFQEPIFIPRAGDAAEGDGYVVALLNVLNEARSELVILDTSAMASGPIARVKVPFRMRMSLHGYWAQG, encoded by the coding sequence ATGAATAATCGATTCCCGCCCACCGCGGAATTTTCCGGGCCGCTGTACAGCCCCAGTCGTATCGAAGCCGACGTGCTGGACCTTGAGGTCGAGGGCAACCTGCCCGATTCAATCCGTGGGGTTTTCTATCAGGTAGCACCGGACCCGCAATACCCGCCCATGCTCGGCAGCGATATGTTTTTCAACGGTGACGGCATGGTCAGCGGCTTCTACTTTGCCAACGGCAAGGTGTCACTGCGGCGGCGCTATGTGCAGACCGATCGCTTGATTGCGCAGCGTCGTGAAGGTCGCTCACTGAATGGCGTCTACAGGAACGTCTACACCAATGACCCACTGGCGGCGAAAAACAACACCACCGCCAATACTGCGGTGATCCCGCATAACGGCGTACTGCTGGCGCTCAAGGAAGATGCACTGCCGTGGGCCTTGGACCCGATGACCCTGGAGACCCTCGGCGAGTGGGACTTCGCCGGGCAAATCAAATCGGCAACCTTTACCGCCCACCCCAAGATTGACCCGGGCACCGGTAACCTCCTCGCCTTCAGCTATGAAGCCAAGGGCGACGGTACGCCGGACATGGCCTATTTCGAACTGTCGCCAGACGGCAAGTTGCTCAAGGAGATCTGGTTCCAGGCGCCTTATGCGGCGATGGTGCATGACTTTGCGGTGACCGAGCACTACGTGGTGTTTCCGCTCATTCCGCTGACTGTCGATGTGGAACGCATGAAAAACGGCGGCCAGCATTTTCAGTGGCAGCCTGATCTGCCGCAGTTGTTTGCGGTGCTGCCACGCCAAGGCGATGCGCAGGCCATTCGTTGGTTCAAGGGCCCCAAGGACAGCTTCCAGGGCCATACCCTGAATGCCTTCGATAGACACGGCAAGGTGTATGTGGACATGCCGGTCACCGGCGGCAACGTGTTTTATTTCTTCCCGCAGGCCGACGGTTTTGTGCCAGCGCCCGAAGACCTGCCGTCGAACCTGATGCGCTGGACGTTTGACCTGAACGACGCCCGCGATGACGTGACGCCACAGCCACTCACTGACTATATGTGCGAGTTTCCGCGCTGCGATCAGCGCTACCTCGGTCGCCCGTACGAACACGGTTTTATGCTCGCGTTTGATCCGACGCTGCCCTACAACCCTGAAAACGGCCCCATGCCGTTCCAGTTCTTCAACCAGTTGGCGCATCTGAACCTCAAGGATGGCAGCACCGACGCGTGGTACCCGGGAGACAACGGCTGTTTCCAGGAACCGATATTCATCCCCCGCGCCGGCGATGCCGCAGAAGGCGATGGCTACGTAGTCGCACTGCTGAATGTGCTGAACGAGGCACGCAGCGAATTGGTGATCCTCGACACCAGCGCGATGGCCAGCGGGCCCATCGCACGGGTCAAAGTGCCATTTCGGATGCGCATGTCGCTGCACGGCTACTGGGCTCAAGGATGA
- a CDS encoding helix-turn-helix domain-containing protein produces the protein MSNLACVSTDQVMRSDRLMRWKEFMSDNLGRTPEYIKRLESTHIEPLHDADFRGRLEYGDLGKLRFCRMTASAHRYSRHLSKAVEAPDTSRMLILQTAGVSHFQQGKHSNALAPDELLVVDCAQPFNVSSPQGCEHFILLFNEGAGQALDADDLHISARNGLGRMLMHLIVDAYSQYPLLNSQSAALVGESIVGLLNNALGNKQEEKKLEHDFRHYKQNRLKRYIELHLADRDLSIERIAFAEQCSVRSLHRAFQDAFGCSVSEYIWQRRVARCAQDLRNRDLHHRSLTDIAYAWGYGSSAHFSRHFKAAFGMPPRLYRETASAAQ, from the coding sequence ATGAGCAATCTAGCCTGCGTTTCTACCGATCAAGTGATGCGTTCCGACCGCCTGATGAGGTGGAAAGAGTTTATGAGTGACAACCTTGGGCGCACGCCGGAGTACATCAAGCGCCTCGAGTCCACCCACATAGAACCCCTGCACGATGCCGATTTCCGGGGCCGCCTGGAGTACGGCGACCTCGGTAAACTACGCTTTTGCCGCATGACCGCCAGCGCGCATCGCTACTCCCGTCACCTGAGCAAAGCAGTCGAGGCGCCCGACACATCGCGCATGCTGATCCTGCAAACCGCCGGCGTCAGTCATTTCCAGCAAGGCAAGCACAGCAACGCCTTGGCGCCCGACGAGTTGCTGGTGGTCGACTGCGCTCAACCCTTCAATGTCAGCAGCCCACAAGGCTGTGAGCACTTCATCCTGTTGTTCAATGAAGGCGCCGGGCAGGCACTGGACGCCGACGACCTGCATATCAGCGCGCGCAACGGGCTTGGTCGGATGTTGATGCACCTGATCGTTGACGCCTACAGCCAATACCCGCTGCTGAACAGCCAGTCGGCGGCGCTGGTCGGCGAGAGTATTGTCGGGCTGCTGAACAATGCACTGGGCAACAAACAGGAAGAGAAAAAGCTCGAACACGACTTCCGTCACTACAAGCAAAACCGCCTCAAGCGCTATATCGAACTGCACCTGGCCGACCGCGACCTGAGCATCGAACGCATCGCCTTTGCCGAGCAATGCTCGGTGCGCAGCCTGCATCGAGCGTTCCAGGACGCGTTCGGTTGCAGTGTCAGCGAGTACATCTGGCAGCGCCGCGTGGCGCGCTGCGCGCAAGACCTGCGCAACCGTGATTTGCACCATCGCTCGCTTACCGACATTGCCTATGCCTGGGGCTATGGCAGCAGCGCGCACTTCAGTCGGCACTTCAAGGCAGCGTTCGGCATGCCTCCCAGGCTATACCGTGAAACGGCCAGCGCAGCGCAATGA
- a CDS encoding VOC family protein yields the protein MNTLQTSTPARLCYLHLASKEPQRQIDFYQRMMDMNCQPQADGSWVLRGPNRAMLLSPADHCGLLAAAYDLATPEKLAALRHRLRKRNCIIEDLRSPLLAQGAFAIRDPQGRQTIFGVCQAHMNSAQAGMPGRLQHVVFQTTELEAMIEFYVNTVGFTVSDSVVDQQSGQLMVCFLRSDDEHHSLAFFRGSKNEWDHHCYETNEWNDIRDWGDRFAKERISIFFGPGRHGPGNNLFFMVVDADRNRLEFSAELQITEATDPPGTWPQEEHTLNSWGRAWIRT from the coding sequence ATGAATACACTGCAAACGTCGACCCCCGCCCGCCTGTGCTATTTGCACCTGGCAAGCAAAGAACCGCAACGGCAGATCGACTTCTACCAGCGCATGATGGACATGAACTGCCAACCTCAGGCAGACGGCAGTTGGGTTCTCAGAGGGCCAAACCGGGCCATGCTGCTCTCCCCGGCCGACCACTGCGGCCTGCTGGCAGCGGCCTATGACCTGGCGACCCCGGAAAAACTCGCCGCGCTGCGCCACCGCCTGCGCAAACGCAACTGCATCATCGAAGACCTACGTTCGCCGCTGCTCGCGCAAGGGGCCTTCGCGATTCGCGACCCGCAAGGTCGCCAGACGATTTTCGGCGTCTGCCAGGCGCACATGAATAGCGCCCAGGCCGGCATGCCCGGCCGCTTGCAGCATGTGGTGTTCCAGACCACTGAGCTGGAAGCGATGATTGAGTTCTACGTCAACACCGTTGGCTTCACGGTCTCCGACAGCGTGGTCGACCAACAGAGCGGCCAGTTAATGGTGTGTTTCCTGCGTTCGGACGATGAACACCATTCGCTGGCGTTCTTCCGGGGCTCGAAAAACGAGTGGGACCACCACTGTTACGAAACCAACGAATGGAACGACATTCGCGACTGGGGCGACCGCTTTGCCAAGGAGCGCATCAGCATCTTCTTTGGCCCTGGCCGCCATGGGCCAGGCAACAATCTGTTCTTCATGGTGGTGGACGCCGACCGCAACCGGCTTGAGTTCTCGGCGGAGTTGCAAATTACCGAAGCGACCGACCCTCCAGGCACCTGGCCGCAGGAAGAACACACGCTCAATTCCTGGGGGCGCGCGTGGATCAGAACCTGA